In one window of Mercurialis annua linkage group LG4, ddMerAnnu1.2, whole genome shotgun sequence DNA:
- the LOC126677061 gene encoding probable galactinol--sucrose galactosyltransferase 2 isoform X2 produces MTVTPNISINDGNLVVHGKTILTGVPDNIVLTPGSGVGLVAGAFIGASASDSKSLHVFPVGVLEGLRFMCCFRFKLWWMTQRMGMCGKDIPFETQFMLVESKDGGEGVDQDDSQTIYTVFLPLLEGQFRAVLQGNEKNEIEVCVESGDNAVATNQGLYLVYMHAGTNPFEVISQAVKAVEKHMQTFLHREKKKLPSFLDWFGWCTWDAFYTDVTAEGVEEGLKSLSAGGTPSRFLIIDDGWQQIETKAKEDTNVVVQEGAQFARMLTGIKENEKFQKNGAKNEESTGLKHVVEDAKQHHHVKYVYVWHALAGYWGGVKPAAAGMEHYDSALAYPVQSPGVIGNQPDIVMDSLSVHGLGLVHPKKVFNFYNELHAYLATCGVDGVKVDVQNIIETLGAGHGGRVSLTRAYHQALEASIARNFPDNGCIACMCHNTDGLYSAKQTAVVRASDDFYPRDPASHTIHISSVAYNSIFLGEFMQPDWDMFHSLHPAADYHAAARAIGGCPIYVSDKPGNHNFELLKKLVLPDGSVLRTQLPGRPTRDCLFVDPARDGTSLLKVWNANKCTGVVGVFNCQGAGWCKIEKKTRIHDASPGTLSVSVRATDVDCIAQVAGADWNGETVVYAHRSGEVIRLPKGASLPVTLKVLEYELFHFCPITEITSNISFAPIGLLDMFNTGGAVDEVTIHTAPETKAEPFDGEVSSELTAALSDNRSPTTTIAMKVRGCGRFGAYSSQRPLKCVVGNAETEFHYNSESGLVTVSLPVPEEEMYRWDVEIQV; encoded by the exons ATGACGGTCACAcctaacatttcaatcaatgaTGGTAACCTTGTTGTACATGGCAAGACCATACTCACTGGGGTACCTGACAACATTGTCCTCACTCCTGGATCCGGTGTTGGTCTTGTTGCTGGCGCATTTATCGGGGCTTCTGCTTCCGATAGCAAAAGTCTCCATGTCTTTCCTGTTGGAGTCTTAGA GGGTCTGAGGTTTATGTGCTGTTTCCGTTTCAAATTATGGTGGATGACCCAGAGGATGGGAATGTGTGGGAAAGACATTCCTTTTGAGACCCAATTCATGCTTGTTGAGAGCAAGGATGGTGGTGAAGGAGTTGATCAAGATGATTCTCAGACCATCTACACTGTTTTCCTTCCTCTCCTCGAAGGCCAGTTCCGTGCTGTTCTGCAAGGCAACGAAAAGAATGAGATAGAAGTCTGCGTTGAGAGTG GGGATAATGCGGTTGCAACCAACCAAGGTCTTTACCTTGTCTACATGCATGCTGGTACTAATCCCTTCGAAGTTATCAGCCAGGCTGTGAA GGCTGTGGAGAAACATATGCAGACTTTTCTTCATCGCGAGAAGAAAAAG TTGCCCTCATTCCTTGACTGGTTTGGCTGGTGCACTTGGGATGCTTTTTACACTGATGTCACAGCTGAAGGTGTTGAGGAAGGCCTTAAAAG TTTATCAGCAGGAGGGACTCCCTCacgatttttaattattgatgatGGCTGGCAACAGATTGAAACTAAAGCTAAGGAAGATACCAATGTCGTTGTACAAGAAGGAGCGCA ATTTGCAAGAATGCTCACTGGGATAAAAGAGAATGAAAAGTTTCAGAAGAACGGTGCAAAGAATGAGGAGAGCACCGGACTGAAGCATGTGGTGGAAGATGCCAAGCAACATCATCATGTGAA GTATGTATATGTATGGCATGCTTTAGCTGGATACTGGGGTGGAGTAAAACCAGCAGCTGCTGGTATGGAGCATTATGACTCTGCCTTGGCATATCCAGTTCAGTCTCCTGGTGTAATAGGCAACCAACCCGACATTGTCATGGACAGTCTCTCTGTTCATGGCCTTGGTTTGGTGCATCCAAAGAAGGTCTTCAACTTTTACAATGAACTTCATGCTTACTTGGCTACATGCGGTGTAGATGGAGTGAAAGTTGACGTTCAGAATATTATCGAGACTCTTGGTGCTGGCCATGGTGGAAGAGTTTCTCTCACCCGTGCCTATCACCAGGCTCTTGAGGCTTCAATTGCCCGAAACTTCCCTGATAATGGTTGTATTGCTTGTATGTGCCATAACACCGATGGACTATATAGCGCCAAGCAGACTGCTGTTGTGAGAGCTTCTGATGACTTCTATCCTAGAGACCCTGCTTCCCACACCATTCACATTTCCTCCGTGGCCTACAACTCCATTTTCCTCGGAGAATTTATGCAACCCGACTGGGATATGTTCCAT AGTTTACACCCTGCTGCAGATTATCATGCTGCAGCTCGTGCTATAGGTGGATGTCCAATTTATGTCAG TGATAAGCCTGGCAACCATAACTTTGAGCTGCTGAAGAAGCTAGTCCTTCCCGATGGATCAGTTCTGCGAACCCAACTTCCTGGCAGGCCGACCCGTGACTGTCTCTTTGTTGATCCGGCAAGAGATGGGACTAG TTTGCTTAAGGTATGGAATGCCAATAAATGCACTGGTGTGGTTGGTGTGTTCAACTGCCAAGGTGCTGGTTGGTGCAAGATCGAAAAGAAGACCCGTATTCATGATGCTTCTCCTGGTACCCTCTCAGTCTCTGTCCGCGCCACTGACGTCGATTGCATTGCTCAAGTTGCCGGTGCAGATTGGAATGGGGAGACGGTAGTGTATGCCCATAGATCAG GGGAGGTGATTCGGTTACCTAAAGGCGCTTCTTTGCCAGTGACGCTAAAAGTTCTCGAGTATGAACTCTTCCATTTCTGTCCAATCACG GAAATCACTTCCAACATTTCATTTGCCCCAATAGGATTGCTCGACATGTTCAACACAGGTGGTGCGGTAGATGAAGTCACCATCCACACAGCTCCCGAAACAAAAGCAGAACCTTTTGATGGCGAGGTCTCCTCGGAGCTCACTGCTGCATTGAGTGATAATCGGTCCCCAACTACAACCATTGCAATGAAAGTCAGAGGGTGTGGACGTTTCGGTGCTTACTCTTCACAGCGTCCGCTCAAATGTGTCGTGGGTAATGCTGAGACAGAGTTCCACTACAACTCTGAGAGTGGACTAGTGACCGTGAGTCTCCCCGTGCCGGAGGAGGAGATGTATAGATGGGATGTTGAGATCCAGGTTTAA
- the LOC126677061 gene encoding probable galactinol--sucrose galactosyltransferase 2 isoform X1 yields the protein MLKIGGSHQLRSVRRCCWWKLNGRYRNIQSKYPNSQISFPRNYAIKAPLRIRTRNNRPLVTRCLTTSTMTVTPNISINDGNLVVHGKTILTGVPDNIVLTPGSGVGLVAGAFIGASASDSKSLHVFPVGVLEGLRFMCCFRFKLWWMTQRMGMCGKDIPFETQFMLVESKDGGEGVDQDDSQTIYTVFLPLLEGQFRAVLQGNEKNEIEVCVESGDNAVATNQGLYLVYMHAGTNPFEVISQAVKAVEKHMQTFLHREKKKLPSFLDWFGWCTWDAFYTDVTAEGVEEGLKSLSAGGTPSRFLIIDDGWQQIETKAKEDTNVVVQEGAQFARMLTGIKENEKFQKNGAKNEESTGLKHVVEDAKQHHHVKYVYVWHALAGYWGGVKPAAAGMEHYDSALAYPVQSPGVIGNQPDIVMDSLSVHGLGLVHPKKVFNFYNELHAYLATCGVDGVKVDVQNIIETLGAGHGGRVSLTRAYHQALEASIARNFPDNGCIACMCHNTDGLYSAKQTAVVRASDDFYPRDPASHTIHISSVAYNSIFLGEFMQPDWDMFHSLHPAADYHAAARAIGGCPIYVSDKPGNHNFELLKKLVLPDGSVLRTQLPGRPTRDCLFVDPARDGTSLLKVWNANKCTGVVGVFNCQGAGWCKIEKKTRIHDASPGTLSVSVRATDVDCIAQVAGADWNGETVVYAHRSGEVIRLPKGASLPVTLKVLEYELFHFCPITEITSNISFAPIGLLDMFNTGGAVDEVTIHTAPETKAEPFDGEVSSELTAALSDNRSPTTTIAMKVRGCGRFGAYSSQRPLKCVVGNAETEFHYNSESGLVTVSLPVPEEEMYRWDVEIQV from the exons ATGTTAAAGATTGGAGGATCACACCAATTAAGATCGGTTCGTCGATGTTGTTGGTGGAAATTGAACGGGCGTTATCGAAATATTCAATCAAAATATCCAAACTCTCAAATTTCATTTCCCAGAAATTACGCTATTAAAGCTCCTCTTCGCATTAGAACAAGAAATAATAGACCTTTAG TGACTAGGTGCTTAACAACATCAACAATGACGGTCACAcctaacatttcaatcaatgaTGGTAACCTTGTTGTACATGGCAAGACCATACTCACTGGGGTACCTGACAACATTGTCCTCACTCCTGGATCCGGTGTTGGTCTTGTTGCTGGCGCATTTATCGGGGCTTCTGCTTCCGATAGCAAAAGTCTCCATGTCTTTCCTGTTGGAGTCTTAGA GGGTCTGAGGTTTATGTGCTGTTTCCGTTTCAAATTATGGTGGATGACCCAGAGGATGGGAATGTGTGGGAAAGACATTCCTTTTGAGACCCAATTCATGCTTGTTGAGAGCAAGGATGGTGGTGAAGGAGTTGATCAAGATGATTCTCAGACCATCTACACTGTTTTCCTTCCTCTCCTCGAAGGCCAGTTCCGTGCTGTTCTGCAAGGCAACGAAAAGAATGAGATAGAAGTCTGCGTTGAGAGTG GGGATAATGCGGTTGCAACCAACCAAGGTCTTTACCTTGTCTACATGCATGCTGGTACTAATCCCTTCGAAGTTATCAGCCAGGCTGTGAA GGCTGTGGAGAAACATATGCAGACTTTTCTTCATCGCGAGAAGAAAAAG TTGCCCTCATTCCTTGACTGGTTTGGCTGGTGCACTTGGGATGCTTTTTACACTGATGTCACAGCTGAAGGTGTTGAGGAAGGCCTTAAAAG TTTATCAGCAGGAGGGACTCCCTCacgatttttaattattgatgatGGCTGGCAACAGATTGAAACTAAAGCTAAGGAAGATACCAATGTCGTTGTACAAGAAGGAGCGCA ATTTGCAAGAATGCTCACTGGGATAAAAGAGAATGAAAAGTTTCAGAAGAACGGTGCAAAGAATGAGGAGAGCACCGGACTGAAGCATGTGGTGGAAGATGCCAAGCAACATCATCATGTGAA GTATGTATATGTATGGCATGCTTTAGCTGGATACTGGGGTGGAGTAAAACCAGCAGCTGCTGGTATGGAGCATTATGACTCTGCCTTGGCATATCCAGTTCAGTCTCCTGGTGTAATAGGCAACCAACCCGACATTGTCATGGACAGTCTCTCTGTTCATGGCCTTGGTTTGGTGCATCCAAAGAAGGTCTTCAACTTTTACAATGAACTTCATGCTTACTTGGCTACATGCGGTGTAGATGGAGTGAAAGTTGACGTTCAGAATATTATCGAGACTCTTGGTGCTGGCCATGGTGGAAGAGTTTCTCTCACCCGTGCCTATCACCAGGCTCTTGAGGCTTCAATTGCCCGAAACTTCCCTGATAATGGTTGTATTGCTTGTATGTGCCATAACACCGATGGACTATATAGCGCCAAGCAGACTGCTGTTGTGAGAGCTTCTGATGACTTCTATCCTAGAGACCCTGCTTCCCACACCATTCACATTTCCTCCGTGGCCTACAACTCCATTTTCCTCGGAGAATTTATGCAACCCGACTGGGATATGTTCCAT AGTTTACACCCTGCTGCAGATTATCATGCTGCAGCTCGTGCTATAGGTGGATGTCCAATTTATGTCAG TGATAAGCCTGGCAACCATAACTTTGAGCTGCTGAAGAAGCTAGTCCTTCCCGATGGATCAGTTCTGCGAACCCAACTTCCTGGCAGGCCGACCCGTGACTGTCTCTTTGTTGATCCGGCAAGAGATGGGACTAG TTTGCTTAAGGTATGGAATGCCAATAAATGCACTGGTGTGGTTGGTGTGTTCAACTGCCAAGGTGCTGGTTGGTGCAAGATCGAAAAGAAGACCCGTATTCATGATGCTTCTCCTGGTACCCTCTCAGTCTCTGTCCGCGCCACTGACGTCGATTGCATTGCTCAAGTTGCCGGTGCAGATTGGAATGGGGAGACGGTAGTGTATGCCCATAGATCAG GGGAGGTGATTCGGTTACCTAAAGGCGCTTCTTTGCCAGTGACGCTAAAAGTTCTCGAGTATGAACTCTTCCATTTCTGTCCAATCACG GAAATCACTTCCAACATTTCATTTGCCCCAATAGGATTGCTCGACATGTTCAACACAGGTGGTGCGGTAGATGAAGTCACCATCCACACAGCTCCCGAAACAAAAGCAGAACCTTTTGATGGCGAGGTCTCCTCGGAGCTCACTGCTGCATTGAGTGATAATCGGTCCCCAACTACAACCATTGCAATGAAAGTCAGAGGGTGTGGACGTTTCGGTGCTTACTCTTCACAGCGTCCGCTCAAATGTGTCGTGGGTAATGCTGAGACAGAGTTCCACTACAACTCTGAGAGTGGACTAGTGACCGTGAGTCTCCCCGTGCCGGAGGAGGAGATGTATAGATGGGATGTTGAGATCCAGGTTTAA